TCTCAGTCCCGTGTTTCAAAGGCCTCTTGAGCAAGGGTCTGGGCATGGGAATCATTGCAGGTTCTTTGCTGGTCAAAGTTCCACAGGTTCTGAAGATCCTTGCAAACAAAAGTGGCGAGGGAATCAGTGTGATGGGAGTTCTGCTTGATCTGGTGGCTATAACATTCCATATGTCGTATAACTTCATGAATGGCTATCCCTTCAGTGCCTGGGGTGATGCGGTGTTCTTGATTATCCAGACTGCTGCTATTGCTGCGCTTATTTTCTTCTATGGAGGCTCCCCGGCTAAAGCTGGAATATTTTTGGCAGCATTCTCTTCGATCGTATATGTACTAAATTCGGGCTTGACGCCGTTAAAGATTATTTGGATGGCCCAGAGCGTCAACATCCCCATAATTCTCGTCGGCAAAATGACCCAAGCCTACACCAACTACAAGAACAAGAGTACTGGGCAATTGTCTGCTGCCACTTGTTTCATGTTGTTGGCTGGCTCCTTGGCAAGGATATTCACATCGATCCAAGAGACCGGTGACCCAATGATGGTC
This window of the Eupeodes corollae chromosome 3, idEupCoro1.1, whole genome shotgun sequence genome carries:
- the LOC129951694 gene encoding mannose-P-dolichol utilization defect 1 protein homolog, producing MMAEEAVKNLALFIMNEECYDNYFVDHDFLDVPCFKGLLSKGLGMGIIAGSLLVKVPQVLKILANKSGEGISVMGVLLDLVAITFHMSYNFMNGYPFSAWGDAVFLIIQTAAIAALIFFYGGSPAKAGIFLAAFSSIVYVLNSGLTPLKIIWMAQSVNIPIILVGKMTQAYTNYKNKSTGQLSAATCFMLLAGSLARIFTSIQETGDPMMVLTFGISSFANAVIVAQMVYYWKKTAKKPVKAKTSPKKAKSKKVN